Genomic segment of Gilliamella apis:
CAGACATCTTTAATGTCTATGGTTATGCAAAATGGAGTAGGAAATACATTTAGCACACTATTAACCTCATTAAATCCTCTCAATATTGGTATTTCTGCTGTGATTGGTCTGTTTGGTAATATGATACCAAAATTATTTGAAACGGAAAGCGCGACAGAGCAATTAGCGGCAGCTCAAGAGCACTTGAATACTGTTATGTCACAAGATAAGCAGACCGGAGAATTTTTTCTGTCTGACGAAATGATGAAATTGTTGAAAAACAATCGTGAACTCGCTAAAGCAGAACTCAAGTCAAGTGAAAAAGACCTAAAAACACTAGTATCAAGTGCGAAAAAAGAGTTGCAGGATGGATTAAAGGGAATTGAGCAAGCAGGCTTTGAAAGCGCAATGAAACTAGGCTCGCTTAAAGGAAAAACTGGATTAAATGAGGTACTGACAGCGATTCAGGAAATTAAAGCGAGCGGCAAAGATTTAAATTCTATGCTTGATTCAACAGACGCGCTTACTAAAAGAAGCATGACTGACATAAAAGCAAAAATAAATAACTATGCGATTTACTTTGGTACAACAAAAGAGCAAGCTCAAAGTATTCTTGAGCTGATGGCTGATATACAATCTGAAACAGATTCAATAAAAGCGGCAGAAAAAATCAATAGACTTATTAACGAATTAAGCACGTTGTACAATAATACAAATAACCCTTCAGACGGTCTAGATACACTTATCCGTAAACTGAAAGAAATAGCAAATAAAGCAAATGGAGCTGCAGGCGAGATTAAGCGCTTAAGTGAATCAAAAGATTTAGAGGAAAAAATCGACCCCAAAAAGAGCCCGTTTTATAAATACTCTCAAATGACAATGACACCTCGACAAAGAGCGGACATGGAAATTGCTGAGATGAAAGAGGCAGCAATAGAAAATAATAAAATGTATGACGAGAATAGCCCGTATTATGCCTCAAAACAGAAAATTAATGATACCGCAAATGCAATATATGCTCGACACCTCAAAGAAGGTAGATCATCATCTACATCCAATATTCTTCAAACTTCGCAACAACAAGAAATAAGCTTGATAAATCAACTTAATACTTTACGAGAACAATCTTCAACGCTCAACACAATGACATCTGAGCGTCAAAAATACTTTGAACTACAAGCTCAAATCGAAACTTTAGAAAACCAAAGTGATAAAAGTAAACTTACCGCACAAGAGAAGTATATTTTAGGGCATAAAGAAGCATTGTTAGCTCAACAAGAAAAAAATGCTGCTCTTAGCGAAGAGATTGAACAATATCAAGCGTCTATCAAGGCTCTGCAACAGATACGCGAATATACGGCAAATATAGTTTCTCAATCGGAAATAAAACAAGCTACTTTCGGGATGACTTCAAAACAGTCAAACAGAGCAAATGAACTTATCCAATTAGATAAAAAAGAAGAAGGTGATCTAGAAAAAATCAAAGATCCAACCGAAGTAGCAAAAATTACAGAAGAATATACTAAAGCTAAGCAGGCACTTGAACAAAGTTGGCAATTGGAAGATCAGCATGAAGGTGATTGGTTTGCTGGCTTAAAATTAGGTATAAATGAATTTGCTGAGAATGGTTTAAATGTATTTAATGGATTTCGTGACATCGCCAGCAATGCTATGGGATCGGTTAGTCGTTCATTAACTGAATTAGTGACTACTGGTAAAACGGACTTTAAATCATTAACTAAATCAATTTTAACAAATATTATTGAAATTATTAATAAATTATTATTAGCTAAAGCAATTCAATCTGCGATGGGGTGGCTGGGTGGTGGTGCCGGAGGCGGTGCAGGTGCTGCTACTGGTGGGCTACAACAAGCCTATAGCGGTGGGCTAATTCATGGTTACGCTAAAGGTGGTGGTGTTGGTTATAACAATGAACCTGGTGGTTATACTGGCAATGGTAATAAATATACCCCTGCAGGTATTGTGCATAAAGGTGAATTTGTGTTCACTAAAGAATCGACTAAACGCATTGGTGTAGCAAATTTATATGCACTAATGAGAGAAGCACAGCACGGATATGCTGATGGTGGATACGTTAATGTTGGTCACGCTTTGCCAGTTGCTTTTGTTGGTAAATCAAGTAGTCCATCAAATTCAGTTAATGTAAATACAAGCGTTGCAATTAATATGCAGTCCAATAATTCTTCACAACCGCAAGCTGGCAATATTAATCAGAATGCACTTGAAGCTCAGATTAAGCCAATTATTCAAAAAAATATAGGCGAAGCTTTACAAAGATCCACATCACCTGGCGGTGATTTGTACATTTTGTTAAATAGGTGATAAATAATGGAAATTGATAAATTCGAATGGCGAACAATGGGGCATCCTAAGGGCTCAGATTCGTCAAATATTAATGAAATTAGTTTTGGCGATGGCTATAAGCAATTATTCGCTAATGGAATTAATAATAATAGTGAGTCATGGGAACTAACCTACACTGGAAATCTTGAAGAAGTAGCGAAAGTTAGGGCATTTCTAAATTCGCACATTATTGAATCTTTTTTGTGGACTAATCCGTATGGCGAAGAAAAATTTTACCGAGTTGTAAATAACTCTATCACATCGGAATTTCTTAGTAAAAATGTTATCTCACTATCCTTTCAGTTTGTGCAATCATTTTCGTCGACCGTAAGTATTTTAATGTAAAATAATATATTTCTAACTTTTAAGCTTATTTTTGATGAATATAATGTCTTAATAAGAAAATTAATCATGATTTATTTATATCTGAGTTAATAAGTTTTAAAAAAAAATTTAACTTTTAAGAGAAAATAGAAGTTATTCGCCATAAACCGCTATTCAGCGGTTTTTTTATGTCTGGAGAAAATAAATGTCTATAACTCAAGATTTACAAGCTCTTGAAGGAAATCAACTAATACAACTCATAGAAGTTGATGGCTCTAAATTTGGACTTAATGAAGTTTTAAGATTTCATGCTCATAACATACCATTGAAAGGTTGGGCATCTTTTATTTATGAAAATATGCCATCTATTCATTGGCAAGGTCACGAATATTTTCCTTTTCCGTACGAATTAAGTGGTATTGAGTTAAGTAGTACTGGATCTCAACCAACGCCAGAATTATCCATAGGTAATATTGATGGCAAAGTGACCAAACTTTGTCTTGATTATGAAGATTTAGTACAAGCTAAAGTTAAAATTCACACAACAATGGCTAAGTATCTTGATGATTGCAATTGGCTTGATGGCAACCCTCATGCTGATCCTCTTCAAGAACGAGTTCAGCTTTTCTTTATTAATAAAAAGAAAGAAGAAACTAAAGAAGTAATCAAATTTGAACTTTGCTCTCCATTTGATATACAAAATTTACAACTTCCTACCCGTCAGATAACTACAGTTTGTACTTGGTGTATGCGTGGTTGGTATCGAAGTGGTAATGGTTGTGATTATACTGGTGATAAATATTTTACTAAAGATGGAATACCGACAGATGATCCCGCAAAAGATGAATGTGGTGGTTTATTAAAAGATTGCAAAGCAAGGCATGGTAATAATCCTCTTCCATTTGGTGGTTTTCCTGCAGCCAATCTTCAAGGTAAGTAATATGCGACAGAGATTATTTAATGCAATTATTAAACATGCTGAAAAAGAGTATCCAAATGAAGCCTGTGGGTTGATTGTTGATACAGGTAAAACACAAAAATTTATTCCTTGTAAAAATATATCAGATAATCCTAAAGAACATTTTCAAATTTCCCCTGATGAACAGTTGAAAGCTGAAGAACAAGGTGAAATTATTATGATTATCCATTCCCACCCAGATTCACCGATGTTAGTGCCATCTGAGTTTGATCGTATTCAATGTGATTATTCGGGAATTGAGTGGGGGATTGTTTCTTTTCCTGAAGGTGATTTCTGCACAATTTCTCCTCGATGTGATCGAGATTATACCGGCCGACAATGGTTACTTGGGTATGCTGATTGTTGGTCGCTGATTTTAGATTACTATCAGCGTGAATATAACATAACGCTTAAGAATTATTCTGTTCCCCGTGAGTGGTGGGAAAACGGTAAAGAAAATATCTATGAAGATCATTGGCAAACAGAGGGATTTATTGAGGTTGAATTAAGCGATATCAAGCTGGGCGATATTATTATGATGCGTTTGAATGCAAACGTAACCAATCATGCCGCAATTTATATCGGTGATAATCGCCTTCTTCATCATGCATTTGGTCAATTATCCTCACGCACCCCTTACGGAAAATATTATAGAGATAGAACGGTTCGCATTGTACGACATAAGGAGTTATTCGATGCTAAGTAATTTAACCTTTAAAGGCGCAATGGCTAAACAATTTGGTAAAAACCATCAATATGACGTAAAAAACATCAAAGAGTTATTGAGAGCTTTATGTGCAACCAAAAAAGGTTTCGAAAAATATATGTCAAGCGCTCACTTAAAAGGGATCAAGTTTGCTTTTTTTGTAGATGGTAAAAATATCGGTATTGACGAATTTGATATCAATGCAACTGGTAGAAATTACATGATTATGCCGGTATCTCAAGGTGCTAAAAGGGGAGGGTTTCTTCAAGTTGTAATCGGCGTGGTAGCAATTGTAGCTTCATTTTTTACAGGTGGTGCGTCGTTAACACTTTTAGGTGCAACAATTGAAGCCTCGTCCATTTTGGCTAGTGTCGGTATCAGTATGGCTCTCGGAGGTATTGTTCAAATGCTAACTCCTCAGCCAAAATTTAATGCAGGTACTTCTTCCAGTGCTGAAAATAAACCTAATTATGCCTTTGGTTCACCGGTTAATACGGATGCGGTAGGTCATCCTATACCGATATTATTTGGTGAACGTGAAATCGGTGGCGCATTTATTAATGCCGGTATTTATACAGAAGATCAGCAATAGGTGAATCATGGAAACGCAAATTATTGAAGGTCAAAAAGGTGGAAGTAAAAAACCGCACAATCCTTACGAGCAACCTGACAACTTGCTTTCAACCGCTAAACTTAAAATGCTTATAGCACTAAGTGAAGGCGAAATTGAAGGTAGTTTAACGGCGCAAAACATATTTATCGATAAAACACCGTTAGCTAATCCAGACGGAACGTATAATTTTAAAGGTGTTCATTGGGAATTTCGCAATGGCAGTCAAACGCAAGATTATATTCAAGGTATGCCTGAGGTCAGCAATGAATTAAAAGCAAATTTTGCTGTTAAAACTGATATGCCATGGGTACGTTCATTTTCCAATTTAGAGTTGGATGCAGTAAGAATTAAACTTAGTTTACCATCTCATGTTAGTTATAGAGATAATGGCGATATGGTAGGAACGACAACACATTATACTATTGATTTATCTGTTGATGGTAGTGCTTTTGAAACTGTATTAAATGGTAAATTCGATGGTAAAACCACATCAGCTTATCAACGAGATCACCGTATAGATCTTCCTAATGCCATTCAAGGGTGGACAATTCGTGTTAGGCGAATAACTCCAGATTCAAAATCAAGTAAACTAGTGAATGCATTTGGTGTTTCTTCATATGCAGAAGTGATTGATAACAAATTACGTTATCCTAACACCGCATTGTTATATGTAGAGCTAGATGCGTCAGAATTTAATGGCTCTGTTCCATTAGTAACATGTAAATTAAAAGGTAAAGTTGTTCAAGTTCCAGACAATTATGACCCTGTATCAAGAACATATTTTGGCGAATGGAATGGTACATTCAAGATGGCTTACACAAATAATCCTGCCTGGATAGCCCATTATTTAATGCGTGATGAGATAGCTGGAATGGGAACAAGAATTGAGTCTTCTATGATTGATAAATGGGCTATCTATCAACTGGGACAATATTGCGATCAGATGGTTTCTGATGGCAAAGGGGGTAAAGAACCTCGTTTTACTTGCAATGAGTATATACAAAGTCAACGCGACGCTTACGCAGTATTAAAAGATTTGGTTGCCTCATTTAGAGGTATAACTTTTTGGGGTAATGACCAAATCTATTTAACGTCAGATATGCCACAAGATGAGCCTGATTTTATTTATCACCCTTCTAATGTTATTGGTGATATTGTTTATGCAGGTGGCTCTTATAAAAATCGTTATACCTCTTGTCTGGTCGCCTATTCAAATCCAGACAATCATTACTGCGATGATGTTGAAACAGTCTGGGATAATGACCTAATGCGTCGGTATGATGTAAATGTAATGAAACTAACAGCTATTGGTTGTACATCACAAAGCGAGGCGCAGCGACGAGGCCGCTGGGCATTACTCTCTAATGTAAAAGATGGCGTTGTAACATTTTCTGTAGGTCTTGATGGTTATATTCCTTTACCTGCCCGCATAATCGGTATTGCCGATCCATCACGTTCTGGAAAGGAAAATGGAGGACGGATTCATGAGGTTAATGGTAGAAAAATTACATTAGATAGACCTGTTGATTATGATGTTGGCGATAGATTGGTAATTAATTTACCTGACGGAACAGCACAAAGCCGAACTATAAAATCAATTAGTAAAGATAAAAGAACAGTTACTGTAACAGCCAATTATAAAGTTCCCCCTGTTGCTGGAGCAGTTTGGTGTATTGATAGTGATAATGTTGCTATTCAGTATTATAGAGTAACATCCATATCAGCTAAAGAGAATCAACAATTTACTATTACTGCTGTTCAACATGATCCGGAAAAGTTTAAATATATTGACAATGGTGTAAGATTAGAACCTAAACCAATAACTGTAACACCGTCAAGTACTATATCTGCGCCTAAAAATATCGTTATTTCTGAAAGTAGCTATGTGTCACAAGGCTTATCTGTAGCCTCTCTAGAAGTCAATTGGGATAAAGTAGATGGTGCTATAAATTACATTGCGCAATGGCGCAAAGATAAGTGTACATGGATAAATACCGGACAAACTAATGGTACAAGTTTTACTGTTAATGGCATTTATTCCGGTGTTTACGATGTTCGTGTGCGCGCGGTCAATGCAGTTGAAACATCTTCACCGTGGGCTTACTCAGAAGCTACAGCGATTAAAGGTAAGATTGGCAAACCAGAAAAACCAGTAAATTTTACTGCTTCAGAGGATGTGATATTCGGAATTGACTTAAATTGGTCATTTCCAAAAGGTAGTGGTGATACAAGTCATACGGAAATCCAATACTCAACTAATGAAAATGAAGAAAATGCATTACTTCTTAGCAATGTTCCTTATCCAAGTTATAGTCATTCTCAAACGGGACTTTCGATAGGACAAGTCTTTTTTTATCGAGCTAGATTAGTTGATAAAATTGGTAACACAAGCGATTGGACAGATTGGGTTAGAGGCATATCAAGCACTAATACTAATGATTTAACCGATCATATTTTTAATGAGATTAAGGAAACCGATGCTTGGAATTCATTAGTTGATTCTATTGATAATGTTGTTAACAACTCGATAGATAATGCCAAAGCTATTATTGAAAATGCATTAGCTAATGATATTGAGACTAAACAAAGGAGAATTGAAAACAGTAAGTTATCAGCTGAAATTAAAGAAACTAATGCTGTTTTATTATCTGAAAAAGAAGCTACATCGATTGCACTAAAAGAATTACATTCAAAGTATGGTAATGTCAGTAGCGATTTATCGGAATTAAGACAAACAACAGCGGAACAAAATTCAGCAACAAGCAAATCGATTGATTCATTAACGGCAAAAGTTGGTAATGTTAGTAGTGATTTATCCCAATTTAAACAGGTTACAACAAATCAAAACTCAGCAACAGCACAAGCAATTCAATCTATCAATACAAAAGTTGGTGACGTTTCCACCTCAATATCGGATGTTAGTAAAACCGTAAATAATCTGGATGGAAAAGTTTCAGCCCAACGTAGCATTAAAGTTAAAGTAGATAGTAAAGGTCAGCAATATGCAGCAGGAATGAGTATCGGTGTTGAAAATACCGATAAAGGCATGCAGTCTAATATAATCTTTTTACAAGATCGTTTTTCCATTATGAATGCTGCCGGAGGAAATCCTCAGCCAATTTTTACCACTCACGGCAATCAAGTTGTTATTAATGAAGCTGTTATAGGTAATGGGACAATAACAGATGCAAAAATAAAAAACGCATCAATTACAAGTGCAAAAATTAGTAATGTCATTCAATCTGATAATTTTATTGACAATGTATCTGGTTGGCAATTATCAAGAGATAACGGCAGGCTAAAAGCAGTTAATGCTGAAATTTCTGGAAAATTACGAGCGACATCAGGAGAAATGGATAATGTTGTTATTAATGAAAATTGTCAAATAAAAGGTACTTTGAATGTCAATCAAATAAAAGGGAATGTTCTATCGACAAAACTTTTTAAGAAAAAAATTACTATTGCAGAAACAAACCCAAACCAAAAAGTCCATGTAATGAATATTGAGGCATCTGGAGAGTGGCAAACATTATGTTTTATCGAGACAATTAAAATTCGTCGCGGAAAAAGGAATATCGTAATACCAGGAAATAACTTACCAAATACATTTGAGCATATAAGAGGGAATATGCGTTTTTTATTTAATGATCTATATCCCTATGAAGTTAATAAATTTTACATAAGCAATATAGGATTTCACAATTTAATTTTACCAATTCCTCCATTTTCTGCTGGTGAACGAGTTGAAATATCACTAACTATTAATAAGCCTGCATCAGGAACTATTATTTATGATTTATTTTTTGATTCACTAGTTTTTTTAATGAAAAACTCTAACGGTTTTCTATCTGATTAAAAAATTAATAGCAACATTATAATTTGAAATTTCAAAATAAGGAAAAATATGTCATGGTATAAAGAAGGCTCTATAACACTGGAGCAAAAAAGCAAAAAAGTTATTGGAAGTGGGACAAAATGGACCAATCCACTTATTGGTATTTGTGCTGGGCAAATGCTGATACTAAAAAAACAAAACACAATTGAGATACACGAAATTGCATCAGTACAAACTGATACCGAATTAACATTGGCTAAGCCATATAATGGTGAAACTAAATCAGGGTTATTATACGAAATACCTACAGCTCCCAAAGTATCGATTGAAACATTAGCATTACGTATATCTGAAATGTTCAACTATTATCAACAGCAAATGGAAGGCTGGCAGACAGTATTAACAGGAGAGGGTGAAGTAACGTTAACCGCACCTGACGGACAAGTTGTTACAATTAAATCTCAATACTCAATACAAAAAGAACTAATACAGTTGGTTGAACAATCCAAAAACTTTGCTAACTCTGCTAACAAATCAGCGGCAACAGCAATTGATGCAGCCACAACATCTAATGTTAATGCAGTAACAACAAAAGAAAACGCAGACAATGCTATTCAGTCAGCTAAACAAGCGGTAGATAGTGCAATAGCGGCTAAATCGTCTGAATCTAATGCAAGTAATTCAGCTAAAGTAGCTAAAGCTTCAGAGGATAACGCAAAAAATTGGGCGTCAGCCATTGAACCATCAACGTTGGTAAGATACTGCGGTGATTTAGCTGATACGCATATCAGCAACTTAGGCGCTATGTCAAAAGGCGTTTATTACCAGTCAAACCATGCAAACGCAAAATTAGAGTTGGGTTATCCTGTTAGTGAGGCAGGCTCACTCATCGTTTTGCCGACACTGACAGAAGGCAACCAAAGTTGCGTGCAAATATATACACTCTATAAATCAGGTCGTCAGTTTATTCGGAACTACAGAGGTAGTAATACTAGCGGCTTTTGGGAAAATTGGATAGAGCAAATAACTACAGCAAATATACATGAATTTGTGCCGATAGGCGAGTTTCGATTAATGCCGTTTCGTGCTGGTGAATTACCGTTCGGGTGGTATTTTAGAAACGGTGATAACTATTTGCTAAACTCACCGCAGGGACAGGTTTTAAATCGATTATCTGATAATTATAAACGTGATCATCAAATAACAATCAAAGTCATTAATGCTCAGCAATATATCAATGTACCGTCCGCATTTGCACCTGACGGTAGGGGATTTTTTGAACGTGCAGTTAATGGAACTACTCGACAGGTAGGTAGCGCCGAAGATGACGCAATTAGAGATATTTGGGGGCATATTGATACAGGTGTTGTAGCGAATCATCACGAATATACCAGAGGTGCATTTTGTGGTACATATGCAATTTACCCGAAAAATGGTGGTTTTCAACCCATAAAAGAATGGGATGCATGGGGATTTGATTTTTACGCATCACGAGTAGTCCCTACCTCTCATGAGAATCGCCCCATTAATATGGGGTTAACACCTGTTATTTATTTAGGTGTCTAAACTCCAAGATAAATGACTGGGGTCATACCTATATTTAAAGATCTGTTTTCGTTAGCCGTTGGAACTACTCTCGATGCGTCAAAATCAAAAAATACATAACGCAATTGACGAGGATTAGTGCTTGACGCAGAGCTTGCGAGATAGTCATCGCCAGCCGATAGTATTGATATTGCACCATTTTTATCGCCTGCCTCAATTTTTGAGTGTCCCAATAAAGCTTTAAAATTACCAGTCGGCAAACCACCTTTAATATTACGAATAGCGTCATCTTCGGCGCTACCTACCTGTCGAGTAGGTAAAAATTAAATAGGAAAAATTATGATAAATTATTATTTTGACAATACAAATGAACTAAAACCATATACGCATCAACTTGATGCTAATGACGATACATTACCACCAGATAATGCATTGCGTGTAAAACCTGAATTTAAAGAAGGGTTTCATCCATGCGAGAAAAATGGAGAGTGGTTATTAGTTGAAGATCATCGTGATAAAACAGTTTATAACATAGAAACTCAGGAATCATACAGAGTTGAATATCTCGGAACGATAAAAGAAGGATTTACATTATTAGAGCCATTCAAGTTTAGTCGGTGGAACGGCGAAAAATGGGTTTTAGATGAAGATGAGCAAAACGCATTTAAAATAAAACAAAACAAAATGTTAAAAAGCTCATTATTGAATGAAGCTAATGAAAATATATCGATACTACAAGACGCAATTGATCTTGACATATCTGAAAATGGTGATGAAGACAAATTGAAGGCGTGGAAAAAGTACCGAGTTCTATTAAATCGGATTGATGCATCAGTTATTAACGTTATTTTTCCTGATAAGCCTTATTGATGGGCTTAGATCTCAATCATAGATCAAACTTTGAGATATCGCCACTCACGCCCACGACTATCATTGTATCTATCTGTCATTGCTTGAGATTTATGGCCAAGTAGTGTCATGGTGTCAATTTTTTGCTCTCGATATAGACGTTCAGCTAATGATCTTATTTCGTGAAATGTTGCAGGTGTTCCAGGCCAATGATCTCGACTAAAAACTTTATCTCTGAGTCTTGCAAATCCGCTTGTAATTTGTTTTGGTAATACCTGTTTTCCTTTTTTTGTTACGACATACTGTGCTTGTGATTGATTTATGATGTCTTGAATGCTGATCCCGACCTTTTTACATTTTAATTTGACTGGTAATGCAATTTTAGAGCCAGTTTTTTGCTGTTGTATTTGCAAATATTTACGTTTGACGTGAGTTTTTTTCATTGTAGATATATCTGCTCTACGTTGCGCAGTAACAATACCAGTTAACATTGCATCCCTGATATAGTGATATCGAGGGTTTTTATCTGCAGCTTCTACTATTTTTTTAAATTCATTGAGTATCATTCTAGATCTCTTTACGTCAACTTTTGGGCATTTTATTGGTTCGGCTGGATTTCTATCGTTCCAATCATGAGCGTAAGCCTCTCTGAATACGTCACGTAGTAAATGGTACATTGATTTAGCTGATGGGCGTTTATCTTGATCTATATAAATTTGAATAAGGTTTGATATATCGATAGGAGTAACATTGCGAATGTTTTTGTTGCCGATTTTATTGCGAATTACTTTTATTAAATAAAACTTAATTTCAAGTGTTTTATATTTTAATTCACGCTCTAATAGTATTTTTATATATAGGTCTAACCACTCATTAACTGTTTTAAATTTGTTTGGTTTAAATAATTTAGATAAGAAAAACATAATATACCACTTATAAAAAGTGAGTATTTTGCACTAAAACAAATAAAATCTGTTATTAATTTTTAATACAAAATACTATAACTCTTTATAGCGTATTATAAACCCATCAAGTATCATTCAAATGCAAGTTAGTATAGTGTAATTTTTTGTTTTAACTAGGTTAAAAATAATTAGTTTTATTTATCAACAATTAAAATATATTTGTAAACTTGTGGTATGGATTATTAAAGGGCAAATAAGAAATAAGCATAGGGTAATTGGCGTGTGACATATTTGTGCCGTAAAATCTGTAAAAAATAGTAAACAAATATACAGCAATAAGGGTGACCAACCTCTTTAATTGTTTGTTTTTTTGTAATTTATATTTAATTCAATTCAATAAGGCTATAAAAGCGACTCATAATCGATTGGTCACTGATTCAGGTCCAGTAGGATTATTATCTTTTGAATTGATATTAATTGTTTTCAAAATTATTTCTTATTTTATGGAGAAATTTTTGCTTTTTTAATTTACTTAACTAACTGATATGTAAACAATTCTGTTTCTGACGGCCAGTTTTTATTAAATCTCATTCGAGATCTTGCTTAAAAAATATAATTTTTTTATCTGCTCATAATCTTCTAAGAAATCTTTTGTTACATTAAATCTAACATTTACTATCTATCATTTTTTATTAAGTAATATAAGTTGTACTAAAGCAATAAAGATACAAATTGAGATGAATAGAATTAGGTTGTTAGACTTAAAAATAATAGGCAAAAATGAGCCCAAACTTGCACCAATGAAGAGAATACAAGTATACAGAGATGTTGCAATGCCTCTGTCCTCAATTGCTGATTGAGTGGCTACACAGGTAATCATCGATGGGACTGCGTAAGCAAGTGCAACGATAAATATGA
This window contains:
- a CDS encoding tyrosine-type recombinase/integrase, producing the protein MFFLSKLFKPNKFKTVNEWLDLYIKILLERELKYKTLEIKFYLIKVIRNKIGNKNIRNVTPIDISNLIQIYIDQDKRPSAKSMYHLLRDVFREAYAHDWNDRNPAEPIKCPKVDVKRSRMILNEFKKIVEAADKNPRYHYIRDAMLTGIVTAQRRADISTMKKTHVKRKYLQIQQQKTGSKIALPVKLKCKKVGISIQDIINQSQAQYVVTKKGKQVLPKQITSGFARLRDKVFSRDHWPGTPATFHEIRSLAERLYREQKIDTMTLLGHKSQAMTDRYNDSRGREWRYLKV
- the gpJ gene encoding TipJ family phage tail tip protein, whose amino-acid sequence is METQIIEGQKGGSKKPHNPYEQPDNLLSTAKLKMLIALSEGEIEGSLTAQNIFIDKTPLANPDGTYNFKGVHWEFRNGSQTQDYIQGMPEVSNELKANFAVKTDMPWVRSFSNLELDAVRIKLSLPSHVSYRDNGDMVGTTTHYTIDLSVDGSAFETVLNGKFDGKTTSAYQRDHRIDLPNAIQGWTIRVRRITPDSKSSKLVNAFGVSSYAEVIDNKLRYPNTALLYVELDASEFNGSVPLVTCKLKGKVVQVPDNYDPVSRTYFGEWNGTFKMAYTNNPAWIAHYLMRDEIAGMGTRIESSMIDKWAIYQLGQYCDQMVSDGKGGKEPRFTCNEYIQSQRDAYAVLKDLVASFRGITFWGNDQIYLTSDMPQDEPDFIYHPSNVIGDIVYAGGSYKNRYTSCLVAYSNPDNHYCDDVETVWDNDLMRRYDVNVMKLTAIGCTSQSEAQRRGRWALLSNVKDGVVTFSVGLDGYIPLPARIIGIADPSRSGKENGGRIHEVNGRKITLDRPVDYDVGDRLVINLPDGTAQSRTIKSISKDKRTVTVTANYKVPPVAGAVWCIDSDNVAIQYYRVTSISAKENQQFTITAVQHDPEKFKYIDNGVRLEPKPITVTPSSTISAPKNIVISESSYVSQGLSVASLEVNWDKVDGAINYIAQWRKDKCTWINTGQTNGTSFTVNGIYSGVYDVRVRAVNAVETSSPWAYSEATAIKGKIGKPEKPVNFTASEDVIFGIDLNWSFPKGSGDTSHTEIQYSTNENEENALLLSNVPYPSYSHSQTGLSIGQVFFYRARLVDKIGNTSDWTDWVRGISSTNTNDLTDHIFNEIKETDAWNSLVDSIDNVVNNSIDNAKAIIENALANDIETKQRRIENSKLSAEIKETNAVLLSEKEATSIALKELHSKYGNVSSDLSELRQTTAEQNSATSKSIDSLTAKVGNVSSDLSQFKQVTTNQNSATAQAIQSINTKVGDVSTSISDVSKTVNNLDGKVSAQRSIKVKVDSKGQQYAAGMSIGVENTDKGMQSNIIFLQDRFSIMNAAGGNPQPIFTTHGNQVVINEAVIGNGTITDAKIKNASITSAKISNVIQSDNFIDNVSGWQLSRDNGRLKAVNAEISGKLRATSGEMDNVVINENCQIKGTLNVNQIKGNVLSTKLFKKKITIAETNPNQKVHVMNIEASGEWQTLCFIETIKIRRGKRNIVIPGNNLPNTFEHIRGNMRFLFNDLYPYEVNKFYISNIGFHNLILPIPPFSAGERVEISLTINKPASGTIIYDLFFDSLVFLMKNSNGFLSD
- a CDS encoding tail fiber assembly protein: MINYYFDNTNELKPYTHQLDANDDTLPPDNALRVKPEFKEGFHPCEKNGEWLLVEDHRDKTVYNIETQESYRVEYLGTIKEGFTLLEPFKFSRWNGEKWVLDEDEQNAFKIKQNKMLKSSLLNEANENISILQDAIDLDISENGDEDKLKAWKKYRVLLNRIDASVINVIFPDKPY
- a CDS encoding pyocin knob domain-containing protein; this translates as MSWYKEGSITLEQKSKKVIGSGTKWTNPLIGICAGQMLILKKQNTIEIHEIASVQTDTELTLAKPYNGETKSGLLYEIPTAPKVSIETLALRISEMFNYYQQQMEGWQTVLTGEGEVTLTAPDGQVVTIKSQYSIQKELIQLVEQSKNFANSANKSAATAIDAATTSNVNAVTTKENADNAIQSAKQAVDSAIAAKSSESNASNSAKVAKASEDNAKNWASAIEPSTLVRYCGDLADTHISNLGAMSKGVYYQSNHANAKLELGYPVSEAGSLIVLPTLTEGNQSCVQIYTLYKSGRQFIRNYRGSNTSGFWENWIEQITTANIHEFVPIGEFRLMPFRAGELPFGWYFRNGDNYLLNSPQGQVLNRLSDNYKRDHQITIKVINAQQYINVPSAFAPDGRGFFERAVNGTTRQVGSAEDDAIRDIWGHIDTGVVANHHEYTRGAFCGTYAIYPKNGGFQPIKEWDAWGFDFYASRVVPTSHENRPINMGLTPVIYLGV